A window of Streptomyces gilvosporeus contains these coding sequences:
- a CDS encoding Lrp/AsnC family transcriptional regulator: MATRDRNGTSSIDSVSLAIIEQLQEDGRRPYAAIGKAVGLSEAAVRQRVQKLLDQGVMQIVAVTDPLTVGFRRQAMVGINVEGDLDPVADALTTMEEVEYVVMTAGSFDLLIEIVCEDDDHLLEMINKRIRTLPGVRSTESFVYLKLRKQTYTWGTR; encoded by the coding sequence GTGGCCACTCGTGACAGAAACGGCACTTCTTCGATCGACTCCGTCTCCCTGGCGATCATCGAGCAGCTCCAGGAGGACGGGCGCCGTCCGTACGCCGCGATCGGCAAGGCCGTGGGCCTGTCGGAAGCGGCCGTACGTCAGCGCGTACAGAAACTGCTCGACCAAGGCGTGATGCAGATCGTCGCGGTCACCGACCCCCTCACGGTCGGTTTCCGTCGGCAGGCAATGGTCGGCATCAACGTCGAGGGTGACCTCGATCCCGTGGCCGACGCCCTGACGACCATGGAAGAAGTCGAGTACGTCGTCATGACGGCAGGCTCCTTCGATCTCCTCATCGAGATCGTCTGCGAGGACGACGACCACCTCCTGGAAATGATCAACAAGCGGATCCGCACGCTTCCCGGCGTTCGATCCACCGAGAGCTTCGTGTACCTCAAGCTCCGGAAGCAGACCTACACCTGGGGAACGAGATAG